In a genomic window of Streptococcus oralis subsp. tigurinus:
- the rsgA gene encoding ribosome small subunit-dependent GTPase A: MQGQIIKALAGFYYVESEGQVYQTRARGNFRKKGHTPYVGDWVDFSAEENSEGYILKIHERKNSLVRPPIVNIDQAVVIMSVKEPDFNSNLLDRFLVLLEHKGIHPIVYISKMDLLEDRGELAFYQQTYGAIGYDFVTSKEELLPLLTGKITVFMGQTGVGKSTLLNKIAPDLNLETGEISDSLGRGRHTTRAVSFYNLNGGKIADTPGFSSLDYEVSSAEELNQAFPEIASVSRDCKFRTCTHTHEPSCAVKAAVEEGAIATFRFDNYLQFLSEIENRRETYKKVSKKIPK, translated from the coding sequence ATGCAGGGACAAATCATTAAAGCCTTGGCGGGCTTCTATTATGTGGAGAGTGAGGGTCAGGTCTATCAAACACGCGCGCGTGGAAATTTCCGTAAAAAAGGCCACACGCCATACGTCGGAGACTGGGTAGATTTTTCTGCGGAGGAAAATTCTGAAGGTTATATTCTCAAGATTCACGAACGGAAAAACAGTCTGGTCCGTCCACCTATTGTCAATATTGACCAAGCTGTGGTGATCATGTCCGTCAAGGAACCGGACTTCAACAGCAATTTGCTGGATCGTTTCTTGGTTCTTTTGGAGCACAAGGGTATCCATCCTATCGTCTATATTTCTAAAATGGACTTGCTGGAAGATAGAGGGGAACTGGCTTTTTACCAGCAGACTTACGGTGCCATTGGCTATGACTTTGTGACCAGTAAGGAGGAACTCCTGCCCTTGTTAACAGGCAAGATTACAGTCTTTATGGGGCAGACAGGTGTTGGAAAATCAACTCTTCTCAATAAAATCGCACCGGACCTCAATCTTGAAACAGGAGAAATTTCAGACAGTCTAGGTCGTGGTCGCCATACCACTCGAGCTGTTAGTTTTTACAATCTCAATGGTGGAAAGATTGCGGACACGCCGGGATTTTCATCGCTGGATTATGAAGTGTCAAGTGCTGAAGAGCTGAATCAGGCCTTTCCAGAGATTGCTAGTGTTAGTCGAGACTGCAAGTTCCGTACTTGTACCCATACCCATGAGCCGTCCTGTGCGGTTAAGGCAGCTGTAGAAGAAGGCGCTATTGCAACCTTCCGTTTTGACAACTACCTGCAATTTCTCAGTGAAATTGAAAATCGCAGAGAAACCTATAAAAAAGTCAGCAAAAAAATTCCAAAATAA
- the rsmA gene encoding 16S rRNA (adenine(1518)-N(6)/adenine(1519)-N(6))-dimethyltransferase RsmA, which yields MRIADYSVTKAVLERHGFTFKKSFGQNFLTDTNILQKIVDTAEIDDQVNVIEIGPGIGALTEFLAERAAEVMAFEIDHRLVPILADTLRDFDNVTVVNEDILKVDLAQYIQNFKNPELPIKVVANLPYYITTPILMHLIESGIPFSEFVVMMQKEVADRISAQPNTKAYGSLSIAVQYYMTAKVAFIVPRTVFVPAPNVDSAILKMVRRPEPAVAVKDEQFFFKISKASFTHRRKTLWNNLTGYFGKTEEVKDKLTKALDQAGLSPSVRGEALSLEEFASLSDALKGQGF from the coding sequence ATGAGAATTGCAGATTATAGCGTGACCAAGGCAGTGCTGGAGCGTCACGGTTTTACCTTTAAAAAGTCCTTCGGACAAAATTTCCTGACGGATACCAATATCCTTCAAAAAATCGTGGATACGGCTGAAATTGATGACCAGGTCAATGTCATCGAAATCGGGCCAGGGATTGGTGCCTTGACAGAATTTTTGGCTGAGCGTGCGGCAGAAGTTATGGCCTTTGAGATTGACCACCGTTTGGTGCCAATTTTAGCAGATACTTTACGTGATTTTGACAATGTTACTGTAGTAAACGAGGACATTCTTAAGGTTGACTTGGCGCAGTATATCCAGAATTTCAAAAATCCTGAACTACCAATCAAGGTAGTAGCCAACTTGCCATACTACATTACGACGCCTATTCTCATGCACTTGATCGAGAGTGGCATTCCTTTTAGTGAGTTTGTCGTCATGATGCAAAAAGAAGTGGCGGATCGCATCTCAGCACAGCCAAATACCAAGGCTTATGGTAGTTTGTCGATTGCTGTGCAGTATTATATGACAGCCAAGGTTGCCTTCATCGTGCCTCGTACGGTCTTTGTGCCAGCGCCAAATGTGGACTCAGCCATTTTAAAAATGGTGCGCCGTCCAGAGCCAGCTGTAGCAGTGAAAGATGAACAGTTCTTCTTTAAGATTTCCAAGGCTAGTTTCACCCATCGTCGCAAGACCTTGTGGAACAACTTAACAGGCTACTTTGGCAAGACCGAAGAAGTCAAGGATAAGCTGACCAAGGCTTTGGACCAAGCAGGCTTGTCACCAAGTGTGCGTGGGGAAGCACTAAGCTTGGAAGAATTTGCTAGCCTTTCAGATGCGCTTAAAGGACAAGGATTCTAA